A genomic region of Anaerolineales bacterium contains the following coding sequences:
- a CDS encoding oligosaccharide flippase family protein codes for MFRQPFAALNKIYLRIFDSEFMRRILRNSSYLVSATVVTAGIGFVQNAIQFRVLGVAGIGLLAAIVAFANVINRFTAFRIDELVIKYVRLYVERKEPLKAAAVYKLAALLEAGGSLLAFVLIYVLAPLGVQFFSDVSGVEALFVLYGTLVLINLSYDSSDGILQVFNRFDAKSVIDVCQSLLRLGLTVWVFYTGGGLMHMILAELAGRLLRSLAVVILALRTARREWGAAWWRTPINVLQSDRRSLLTFAFSTNLSATVSLVAKDSEDLWVNAFLGNLSGGIYAAARSLIGLLQIPISPLPSTTYPELSRAVAQDNWQAVRGVLRRGTLLAGLYSLPVAVLLIVFGRQVISAYQGPDFLPAYVPLVVLTLGYTVVNLFYWSRAALLAFNRPVYPTLVNFAGMLLKIAGVFAFAKYGAVGFAALLSGYYIFTVGLSVLRIEQDLRRNLARVAA; via the coding sequence ATGTTTCGCCAGCCCTTCGCAGCCCTCAACAAAATTTACCTGCGCATCTTCGATTCGGAGTTCATGCGCCGCATTTTGCGCAACTCCAGCTACTTGGTCAGCGCCACGGTGGTGACGGCCGGCATTGGCTTTGTGCAGAATGCCATCCAATTTCGTGTGTTGGGTGTGGCCGGGATAGGTTTGTTGGCCGCCATAGTGGCGTTCGCTAACGTCATCAATCGCTTCACCGCCTTTCGCATCGATGAGCTGGTGATCAAGTATGTGCGCCTGTATGTGGAGCGCAAGGAGCCCTTGAAAGCCGCGGCCGTCTATAAACTGGCCGCCCTGTTGGAAGCGGGCGGCTCGCTGCTGGCGTTTGTGTTGATCTATGTGCTGGCGCCGCTCGGTGTGCAATTCTTTTCTGATGTGAGTGGCGTGGAAGCGCTGTTCGTGCTTTATGGCACGCTGGTGCTGATCAACCTCTCGTACGATAGCTCGGATGGCATTCTGCAAGTCTTCAATCGCTTCGATGCCAAATCGGTGATCGATGTGTGCCAGAGCTTGCTGCGCCTGGGCCTGACCGTGTGGGTCTTTTATACGGGCGGCGGGCTGATGCACATGATCCTGGCCGAATTGGCTGGGCGCCTGTTGCGCTCGCTGGCCGTGGTGATCCTGGCGCTGCGCACCGCTCGGCGCGAATGGGGCGCCGCCTGGTGGCGCACACCGATCAACGTGCTGCAGAGCGACCGGCGCAGCCTGCTGACCTTTGCGTTCAGCACCAACCTCAGCGCTACCGTCAGCCTGGTGGCCAAGGATAGCGAAGATCTATGGGTGAATGCGTTTCTGGGCAATCTGAGCGGCGGGATTTACGCCGCGGCGCGCAGCCTGATCGGCTTATTGCAAATTCCCATCAGCCCCTTGCCATCCACCACCTACCCGGAGCTTTCGCGGGCGGTGGCGCAAGACAATTGGCAGGCGGTGCGCGGTGTATTGCGGCGCGGTACGCTGCTGGCGGGGCTCTACTCGCTGCCGGTGGCCGTGCTGCTGATCGTCTTCGGCCGCCAAGTGATCTCGGCCTATCAAGGCCCTGATTTTCTCCCCGCCTATGTGCCTTTGGTCGTGCTCACCCTGGGCTATACCGTCGTGAATCTGTTTTACTGGAGCCGTGCGGCGTTATTGGCCTTCAACCGCCCGGTCTACCCCACCCTGGTCAATTTTGCTGGCATGCTGCTCAAGATCGCCGGGGTGTTTGCTTTCGCCAAGTATGGTGCGGTGGGTTTCGCCGCCCTGCTATCCGGCTATTACATTTTTACTGTGGGCTTATCAGTGTTGCGCATCGAGCAGGATTTGCGCCGCAATCTAGCACGGGTGGCAGCCTAG
- a CDS encoding glycosyltransferase, with the protein MRIALVEPGRLPAQTANSIQRMKMAQALSAIGHTVRVFAPGRDPGLSWDSFAQHYGLQQRFELEWVPSLPALRRYDFAVSVVRRARAWGADLLYSRSPQAATWAALRGLPSIFELHDIPMGSMGPWLLRRFLAAPGARRLVANTQFLADTLAAHYPLPQHAGFLLMAPNGVDLERYANLPAPAAARQQLGLGEQFTVGYTGHLYPGRGLETILALAGQLPQMCFLLVGGKPADVAAARQRAAGLANVTITGFVANAELPRYQAAADVLIMPYGQQVAGSSGGDIAPYLNPMKMFEYLACARPIVTSDLPILREILDERCAVILPSEDTQAWAVALRQLAADEPRRQALAAAARQLAEQNTWQRRAQRIVAGLR; encoded by the coding sequence ATGCGCATTGCTCTGGTGGAACCGGGCCGCCTGCCGGCGCAAACCGCCAACAGCATTCAACGCATGAAGATGGCCCAGGCGCTCAGCGCCATCGGCCACACGGTGCGCGTCTTTGCCCCTGGGCGCGATCCCGGCCTGAGTTGGGATAGCTTCGCACAGCATTACGGCCTGCAGCAGCGCTTTGAGTTGGAATGGGTGCCGAGCCTGCCGGCACTGCGCCGCTATGACTTTGCCGTCAGCGTGGTGCGGCGCGCGCGTGCCTGGGGCGCCGATCTGCTCTATTCGCGCTCGCCGCAAGCCGCCACCTGGGCCGCGCTGCGTGGCCTGCCCAGTATCTTTGAATTGCACGACATCCCGATGGGGTCTATGGGGCCATGGTTGCTGCGCCGCTTTTTGGCGGCGCCAGGCGCTCGCCGCCTGGTAGCCAATACGCAGTTTTTAGCCGATACGCTGGCTGCCCACTACCCTTTGCCGCAGCATGCGGGTTTCTTGCTGATGGCGCCCAATGGCGTTGACCTGGAGCGCTATGCCAACTTACCCGCGCCGGCGGCTGCCCGCCAGCAACTAGGGCTGGGTGAGCAGTTCACCGTGGGCTACACCGGCCATCTGTACCCAGGCCGTGGCCTGGAAACGATTCTGGCGCTGGCCGGCCAATTGCCGCAGATGTGTTTTCTGCTGGTGGGCGGCAAACCGGCGGATGTGGCCGCGGCGCGCCAACGCGCCGCCGGCCTGGCCAATGTGACGATCACTGGCTTCGTTGCCAATGCTGAGCTGCCACGCTACCAGGCCGCCGCCGATGTGCTCATCATGCCGTATGGCCAGCAGGTCGCCGGCTCCTCGGGGGGCGATATTGCCCCTTACTTGAACCCAATGAAAATGTTTGAGTATCTGGCGTGCGCCCGCCCGATCGTAACCAGCGATCTACCCATATTGCGTGAGATCCTGGACGAGCGTTGCGCGGTGATCCTGCCCAGCGAGGATACTCAGGCCTGGGCCGTAGCGTTGCGCCAGCTGGCCGCGGATGAGCCACGCCGCCAGGCACTGGCCGCCGCGGCGCGCCAACTGGCCGAGCAGAATACCTGGCAGCGCCGCGCCCAGCGTATCGTTGCTGGCCTACGTTAG
- the gmd gene encoding GDP-mannose 4,6-dehydratase: MSVALITGITGQDGSYLAELLLKKNYKVIGMVRRTSTVTFERIAHIQDDIIIEQGDLHDQSSLVDVLERYEPTEIYNLAAQSFVPTSWNQPVLTGEVTALGVTRLLEAIRQVVPQARFYQASSSEMFGKVLEVPQKEETPFYPRSPYGVAKAYGHFITVNYRESHDMFAVSGILFNHESPRRGLEFVTRKVSYNVARIKHGLQSSLPMGNLDAQRDWGFAGDYVEAMWMMLQREQPEDFVIGTGVTQSVRRLCELAFARAGLDYKDFVTSDESLFRPAEVDLLIADPTKAKQTLGWQPKVDFETLVHMMVDADMERVAQQKR, from the coding sequence GTGTCTGTTGCGTTGATTACCGGCATTACCGGGCAGGACGGTTCCTACCTGGCGGAGCTGCTGCTGAAAAAGAATTACAAAGTGATCGGCATGGTGCGCCGCACCAGCACTGTCACCTTTGAGCGCATTGCTCACATTCAGGATGACATCATCATTGAACAAGGTGATCTGCACGACCAATCCTCCTTGGTGGATGTACTCGAACGCTATGAGCCGACCGAGATCTACAACCTGGCGGCCCAATCCTTTGTGCCCACCTCGTGGAACCAGCCGGTACTCACGGGCGAAGTGACCGCTCTGGGCGTCACGCGCCTGCTGGAAGCGATTCGCCAGGTGGTGCCGCAGGCGCGCTTCTACCAGGCATCCTCCTCTGAGATGTTTGGCAAGGTGCTCGAGGTACCGCAGAAAGAAGAAACTCCTTTCTACCCCCGCAGCCCTTATGGCGTGGCCAAGGCGTACGGTCACTTCATCACCGTCAATTACCGCGAATCGCACGACATGTTTGCCGTCTCGGGCATTCTGTTCAATCATGAGAGCCCGCGCCGCGGCTTGGAATTCGTCACCCGCAAGGTGTCTTACAACGTCGCGCGTATCAAGCATGGTTTGCAAAGCAGCCTGCCGATGGGCAACCTGGATGCGCAGCGCGACTGGGGCTTTGCCGGCGATTATGTGGAAGCCATGTGGATGATGTTGCAGCGCGAGCAGCCGGAGGACTTCGTGATCGGCACCGGAGTGACGCAATCGGTGCGCCGCCTGTGCGAGCTGGCCTTCGCCCGTGCAGGTTTGGATTACAAAGACTTCGTCACCAGCGATGAGAGCCTCTTCCGCCCGGCGGAGGTGGATCTGCTGATCGCCGATCCGACCAAGGCCAAGCAGACCCTGGGCTGGCAGCCCAAGGTGGACTTCGAAACCTTGGTGCACATGATGGTAGACGCCGATATGGAGCGCGTCGCCCAGCAGAAACGCTAG